A stretch of DNA from Nitrososphaerota archaeon:
CCACTGCGATTGCGTTTGATAGGTTGTTTGGCCTTAAGCTGGACGATAACACCTTGGTAGAGTGTGCAGGGGTTGGTGAGCGTGCAAGTGCTGGCTCTATTCACTATGATAATGTGTCTGCGTCGGTTTTGGGTGGATTTGTTATAGTTAGGACCAATCCACTTGATGTGCTCAAAGTTTTGCCCCCTTCTGATCTGAGACTAGTTGTGGCGGTGCCAAAGATGATGGTTCCTGCAAAAAAGACACAAGTCTCCAGAAGTGTTGTGCCAAAGCAAGTAGCGCTTGCAGATTCGGTGGTTAATTTGTCAAATGCAGCTGCAATCGTTGCGGGATTTGTGAGTAAAGACTCGGAGTTGATTGGTCGATCAATCCACGACATCATTGTAGAGCCCGCGAGAGCACACCTAATTCCGGGATTCAATTCTGTCAAGAAAAACGCTCTGAAGGCAGGAGCATTAGGCGTTACAATTTCTGGCGCTGGACCTTCTGTTATTTCATTTGCCACAAAAAAGACAAACTTGGACAAAATAGCAAGTGCAATGAAAAGGGGATTTACCTCTGCAAAAATAGATAGTACTGTTGTGATTTGCAAGCCTAGCAGCGGCGCAAAGACGATCTAAATTGAAAAAAGCAGTCCTGGTTCTCAGTGGTGGGCTGGACTCGTTGTGTCTTGGGGCTCATCTGGCCAAAAAATATGACTTGTATGGAATCACGTTTTCATACGGACAACGGGCATCAAAAGAGCTAGAGGCTGCAAAAAAAGTAGGAAAGACTCTTCACCTCAAAGAACACAGAATAATTCCACTTGACTTTATGAAGTCACTCTATGGGGCAAGCAATGTCCTTACAAGCTCCAAAAAGGTGCTCCCATCAAAATTTGAATATTCCATTGTGGTGCCAATCAGAAACGCAATTTTTGTAACAATTGCAACCGCGTGGGCATTTTCACTCAAGGCATCCCTCGTCGCATATGGCGCTCACACAGACGATACGAAATATCCAGACTGTAGGCCTATATTTGCAAAAAAGCTGGAATATGCCCTAAATCAGGGAGAAATTGATGGAATCAATCTAGGAATTAGAAACAAGATTCAGATCTGGTCTCCATATTCAGCAGGCATATCAAAGAGCACCCTAATCAAGTCAGGCTATGAAAAATTTGGTGATAGAATATTTCAGACTTGGAGCTGTTACGCAAACACAAAATATCATTGTGGAAAATGTGAGTCCTGTAATAACAGAAAGGCCGCATTTATGCAGGCAAAAATTAAGGACAAGACAAAATATCTAGTATCTGGTTTCTAGAACTTTTTTGCGCAAAATTCGGGGTCGTATTCCCATGTACCAAGCAAGAACAATTGCTGCAATTATTCCAAAAAAGTACCAGTTTTGCATTGCAGAATCTGCGTCTTTTGCTATAATATTTACGAGCTCACGAGAACTAAGTGCCGCTATTGCCAGAAGAACAAA
This window harbors:
- a CDS encoding homoserine kinase, whose product is MMNSVTAKAPSSTANLGPGFDVFGLSLDAFYDTVTLTKQKNGISIITGDSIPVSPSKNTAGLVVQYMKKKFKIKSGVQIRIKKGVPAGFGMGSSAASAAATAIAFDRLFGLKLDDNTLVECAGVGERASAGSIHYDNVSASVLGGFVIVRTNPLDVLKVLPPSDLRLVVAVPKMMVPAKKTQVSRSVVPKQVALADSVVNLSNAAAIVAGFVSKDSELIGRSIHDIIVEPARAHLIPGFNSVKKNALKAGALGVTISGAGPSVISFATKKTNLDKIASAMKRGFTSAKIDSTVVICKPSSGAKTI
- a CDS encoding 7-cyano-7-deazaguanine synthase, whose translation is MKKAVLVLSGGLDSLCLGAHLAKKYDLYGITFSYGQRASKELEAAKKVGKTLHLKEHRIIPLDFMKSLYGASNVLTSSKKVLPSKFEYSIVVPIRNAIFVTIATAWAFSLKASLVAYGAHTDDTKYPDCRPIFAKKLEYALNQGEIDGINLGIRNKIQIWSPYSAGISKSTLIKSGYEKFGDRIFQTWSCYANTKYHCGKCESCNNRKAAFMQAKIKDKTKYLVSGF